One Tolypothrix bouteillei VB521301 DNA window includes the following coding sequences:
- a CDS encoding fatty acid desaturase — translation MSDDAIIQRELLDSQAEKQHNTRQILNVKELSILNARSNTTGLVYLIGHITIIGCSGYLWATNSYNWFVTIPALFIYGFSIASMFAPMHECVHRTAFANNRLNEAVAWCAGVISFYNSTFFCHYHKWHHLYTRVPGKDPELTDITPKNWAEYILVISGLPWWFAHVTGHFRIAFGLLDDCPFIPLSARAQVIRSTRLHLGVYAAAIAVSLIFGQPWFFLYWLLPLIVGQPILRFILLAEHTGCTLDNNLTTNTRTTLTLLPVRSLMWNMSFHAEHHLYPSIPFHALPEAHQQLNSYFTHVEPGYIKVNRDIIAQLGQLEG, via the coding sequence ATGTCTGATGATGCAATTATTCAAAGAGAATTATTGGATAGTCAAGCCGAGAAACAGCACAACACCCGGCAGATTCTGAATGTAAAAGAATTAAGTATTTTGAACGCTCGCTCTAACACTACTGGGCTGGTTTATCTGATTGGACATATTACTATCATCGGATGCAGTGGTTACCTCTGGGCAACGAACTCTTACAATTGGTTTGTGACGATCCCAGCACTTTTCATTTATGGATTTAGTATTGCTTCGATGTTTGCACCAATGCACGAATGTGTTCACAGAACAGCTTTTGCTAACAATCGTTTGAATGAGGCTGTGGCTTGGTGTGCGGGAGTAATCTCTTTTTACAACAGCACTTTTTTTTGTCACTATCACAAGTGGCATCATCTTTATACTCGGGTTCCTGGTAAAGACCCAGAACTAACCGATATAACACCCAAAAATTGGGCTGAATACATACTGGTGATAAGTGGTTTGCCTTGGTGGTTCGCTCATGTCACAGGGCATTTTCGGATTGCATTCGGTTTACTTGACGATTGTCCATTTATTCCTTTATCGGCGCGTGCCCAAGTTATTCGCTCAACTCGTTTGCACTTAGGTGTTTATGCAGCCGCAATTGCTGTTTCTCTAATCTTTGGTCAACCTTGGTTTTTTCTTTATTGGTTACTGCCGCTGATAGTTGGTCAGCCAATTCTGCGGTTTATTTTATTGGCAGAGCATACGGGTTGTACTTTAGATAATAACTTAACAACAAATACGCGCACAACGCTGACACTTTTACCCGTGCGATCGCTCATGTGGAATATGTCATTTCATGCAGAACACCATTTGTATCCATCAATTCCTTTCCACGCACTGCCTGAAGCCCATCAGCAGTTGAATTCATACTTTACCCACGTCGAACCAGGGTACATCAAAGTCAACCGCGATATCATAGCTCAATTGGGACAGTTGGAGGGATGA
- a CDS encoding MOSC domain-containing protein, with protein MTDVIPYVSRLFIYPIKSLDKVGIENTTVLRSGALKRDREFAIFDRSGRFVNGKRNERIHAIRSEFDLETNTVSLRVQQTDRVNVFHVETEREALEYWLGEFFGFPVEVKQNPDAGFPDDTVSPGPTIISTATLEAIASWYPGLDVEEVRLRFRSNIEISGVPAFWEDRLFTEAEGTVHFQIGDVQFMGINPCQRCVVITRDSKTGVAYPNFQKTFVAQRRTTLPAWVERSRFNHFYRLAINTRLPITEEGKTICIGNELRIDSYSSPS; from the coding sequence ATGACAGACGTGATTCCTTACGTTTCAAGATTATTCATTTATCCAATCAAATCTTTGGATAAAGTTGGCATTGAGAATACAACTGTTCTCAGGAGTGGTGCGTTGAAGCGAGATCGCGAGTTTGCTATCTTCGATCGCTCGGGTCGCTTTGTCAACGGTAAGCGTAACGAGCGAATCCATGCCATACGCTCTGAATTCGATCTCGAAACCAACACTGTTTCTTTGCGGGTACAGCAAACAGATCGCGTAAATGTATTTCATGTTGAGACAGAGCGTGAAGCACTTGAATATTGGCTGGGTGAATTCTTTGGTTTTCCAGTAGAAGTCAAGCAAAACCCCGACGCGGGATTTCCAGATGATACCGTGTCTCCCGGTCCAACCATCATTAGCACGGCAACACTAGAAGCAATTGCCTCATGGTACCCCGGACTTGATGTTGAAGAAGTGCGTTTGCGTTTTCGCTCCAATATTGAAATTTCAGGTGTTCCTGCTTTTTGGGAAGATCGGCTTTTTACAGAAGCAGAGGGGACGGTTCATTTCCAGATTGGAGATGTACAGTTTATGGGCATTAACCCCTGTCAGCGCTGTGTCGTGATTACTCGTGATTCTAAAACCGGAGTGGCTTACCCAAACTTCCAAAAAACCTTTGTAGCACAACGAAGAACAACTTTACCTGCATGGGTAGAGCGATCGCGATTCAACCACTTCTACCGCTTGGCAATCAACACGAGGCTACCTATTACCGAAGAAGGAAAAACAATTTGCATTGGTAATGAACTCAGAATTGACTCATATAGCAGTCCTAGTTGA
- a CDS encoding effector-associated domain EAD1-containing protein, protein MINLTGQQRGRLRDALLNAFPTKASLEQLLLMSLNKNLDAIAGGNNLFSEGFYDGLGYENFDNGSFFERAFKEGKLAVALQYPQEKETLVLEVKTKV, encoded by the coding sequence GTGATAAATTTAACAGGTCAACAGAGAGGCAGATTGCGCGATGCTTTACTAAATGCTTTTCCTACAAAAGCATCTTTAGAACAATTATTATTGATGAGTTTAAATAAAAATTTAGATGCAATTGCAGGCGGAAATAATTTATTTTCTGAAGGTTTTTATGATGGGTTGGGGTATGAAAATTTTGATAATGGCAGCTTTTTTGAAAGAGCTTTTAAAGAAGGGAAGCTAGCTGTTGCACTTCAATATCCTCAAGAAAAGGAAACACTCGTTTTAGAAGTTAAAACAAAAGTTTAA
- a CDS encoding alpha/beta fold hydrolase — protein sequence MPSQQIQIGHLNFHILEEGTGLPVLLLHGFPDSSYLWRNQIPALVNEGMHVIAPDLRGFGESDKPAEPEFYKLQLIVEDAIAMLDRLGIERTHVVGHDWGAAVSWALASLYPERVDRLVALSVGHPATFFKTGMEQREKSWYMLLFQFREIAEELLTRDDWKLFRDLFNHHPEMSQWLKDLQRPGALTAALNWYRANVAPEVWLPEKWALPKVQASVLGVWSSRDAYLTEAQMLLSAQYVSGVWKYERIEGASHWMQLDQPEKVNSLLLNFLSG from the coding sequence ATGCCCTCTCAGCAAATTCAGATCGGACATTTAAACTTCCACATTTTAGAAGAAGGAACCGGATTACCAGTTTTGCTTTTGCACGGATTTCCAGATTCTTCATACCTCTGGCGAAATCAGATTCCAGCACTTGTTAATGAGGGGATGCATGTTATTGCTCCAGATTTACGTGGGTTTGGTGAGTCTGATAAGCCAGCAGAGCCAGAGTTTTATAAATTGCAACTGATTGTTGAAGACGCGATCGCAATGCTGGATCGCCTGGGTATTGAGCGTACCCATGTTGTAGGTCATGACTGGGGTGCTGCGGTAAGTTGGGCGCTTGCTTCCCTTTATCCAGAGCGTGTCGATCGCCTAGTTGCTCTTTCGGTAGGACATCCGGCGACTTTCTTCAAAACTGGAATGGAGCAGCGAGAAAAGTCGTGGTATATGTTGCTGTTTCAGTTTCGCGAAATTGCTGAAGAACTCTTGACTCGCGACGATTGGAAGCTGTTTCGTGACTTGTTTAATCATCATCCAGAGATGTCTCAGTGGCTCAAAGATCTCCAACGACCGGGAGCGTTGACAGCTGCTTTGAACTGGTATCGAGCAAATGTTGCTCCTGAAGTATGGCTTCCAGAGAAATGGGCGCTCCCAAAAGTCCAAGCCTCAGTGCTGGGAGTTTGGAGCAGCAGAGATGCTTATCTAACCGAAGCTCAAATGCTCTTATCCGCTCAATACGTTTCTGGGGTGTGGAAATACGAACGAATAGAGGGCGCAAGCCACTGGATGCAGCTTGACCAACCTGAAAAAGTTAATAGTTTGCTCTTAAATTTTCTCTCAGGCTGA